From bacterium, the proteins below share one genomic window:
- the secD gene encoding protein translocase subunit SecD: protein MQPRSKWWIITIIVLFVLSFLYAFQPLRLKPKAAEVNSTYRYTFTPPLVKSEAEWPAKAAEINQYRSGKGMGSEIDRVEFKENNVLEVETFALEEQQAASDRQKVLDLLKAQYAGATAMALPEEERREQPLAVLGPFALYKPTPQVKLGLDLIGGAHVVLRALPETVMSFTAPEDRPMVKMAAPATPAATPATPTATPAKPVVESSYTPEMLSDRVRNVLVKAGVRIEGEKDVQIEFPAAHVMVVKTRAADAKTAAKQRDMIASLLERTYPGVTIKSEEPNSVFLDNETGEKVKNIIEKRLYEMSEIREPVLQTQGMDRIIVELPGVSEPERVVSILKSTAMLEFRVVPDRYEATGADEDDYSEWRDKQTQQTVPWALVLAETKADFTGRDLKSNATVSPDSQHPGYWVVDFELRDDRKQAFREFTRRNIQKKMAIVLDEKPQMAPVIKSEIPGRGIIEGNFTAQQAGDLKLLLNAGALPVPLEIGENRTISATLGSYAIQRSLLAGVIGLSLVVIFMIVFYRLPGLLADVALALYVLVVLAVLTFTKTTLTLPGIAGIILSIGMAVDANILIFERLKEEIWAGKSIRAAIDAGFERAWTAILDSNVNSMIVAAVLYFLGTSSIKSFAVTLFVGVVCSLLTAVTISRWMVTMVGQSHLGQKLHLFGVHQDAIQ from the coding sequence ATGCAGCCTCGCAGTAAGTGGTGGATTATCACCATCATCGTGCTCTTCGTGTTGTCCTTCCTCTACGCCTTCCAGCCGTTGCGGCTGAAGCCCAAGGCGGCCGAGGTGAACAGCACCTACCGCTACACCTTCACCCCGCCGTTGGTGAAGTCCGAGGCGGAGTGGCCTGCCAAGGCAGCCGAGATCAATCAGTACCGGTCCGGCAAGGGCATGGGCTCGGAGATTGATCGCGTTGAGTTCAAGGAGAACAATGTCCTTGAAGTCGAGACCTTCGCCCTGGAAGAGCAGCAGGCGGCGAGCGACCGGCAGAAGGTCCTGGACCTGCTGAAGGCCCAGTACGCCGGCGCTACGGCCATGGCCCTGCCCGAGGAAGAGCGCCGCGAGCAGCCACTCGCTGTGCTCGGGCCCTTCGCGCTGTACAAGCCCACGCCCCAGGTGAAGCTGGGTCTGGACCTCATCGGTGGTGCTCACGTGGTGCTGCGGGCCCTGCCCGAAACCGTGATGAGCTTCACGGCGCCGGAGGACCGCCCGATGGTGAAGATGGCCGCTCCGGCGACGCCTGCCGCGACGCCGGCGACACCGACCGCCACCCCGGCCAAGCCTGTCGTGGAGTCCTCGTACACCCCTGAGATGCTGTCTGACCGCGTGCGCAACGTGCTCGTGAAGGCCGGTGTGCGCATCGAGGGCGAGAAGGACGTTCAGATCGAGTTTCCGGCGGCCCATGTCATGGTCGTCAAGACCCGGGCCGCCGACGCCAAGACCGCCGCCAAGCAGAGGGACATGATCGCCTCCCTGCTCGAGCGAACTTACCCCGGCGTGACGATCAAGTCGGAGGAGCCCAACTCGGTGTTCCTGGACAACGAGACGGGGGAGAAGGTCAAGAACATCATCGAGAAGCGCCTCTACGAGATGAGCGAGATCCGGGAGCCCGTGCTGCAGACCCAGGGCATGGACCGGATCATCGTGGAGCTGCCGGGCGTCAGTGAGCCCGAGCGCGTGGTCAGCATCCTCAAGTCTACCGCCATGCTTGAGTTCCGCGTCGTCCCGGACCGCTATGAGGCGACCGGGGCGGACGAGGACGACTACAGCGAGTGGCGCGACAAGCAGACCCAGCAGACCGTTCCGTGGGCGCTGGTTCTGGCCGAGACGAAGGCCGACTTCACCGGGCGCGACCTCAAGAGCAATGCCACCGTGAGCCCCGACTCCCAGCACCCGGGCTACTGGGTGGTTGACTTCGAGTTGCGCGATGACCGCAAGCAAGCGTTCCGCGAGTTCACGCGCCGCAACATTCAGAAGAAGATGGCCATCGTGCTGGACGAGAAGCCCCAGATGGCCCCGGTCATCAAGAGCGAGATCCCCGGCCGCGGCATCATCGAGGGCAACTTCACCGCCCAGCAGGCCGGCGATCTGAAGCTTCTGCTCAACGCCGGCGCCCTGCCCGTGCCGCTGGAGATCGGTGAGAACCGCACCATCAGCGCCACGTTGGGCTCCTACGCCATCCAGCGCAGCCTGCTGGCCGGCGTTATCGGCCTGAGCCTGGTCGTCATCTTCATGATCGTCTTCTACCGCCTGCCGGGCCTGCTGGCCGACGTCGCGCTGGCCCTGTACGTGCTCGTTGTCCTCGCGGTGCTCACCTTCACCAAGACGACGCTGACCCTGCCCGGCATTGCGGGCATCATCCTGTCGATCGGTATGGCGGTGGACGCCAACATCCTGATCTTCGAGCGCCTCAAGGAGGAGATCTGGGCGGGCAAGTCCATTCGCGCGGCCATTGACGCCGGCTTTGAGCGCGCCTGGACCGCCATCCTGGACTCCAACGTCAACTCGATGATCGTCGCGGCCGTGCTCTACTTCCTGGGCACAAGCTCGATCAAGAGCTTCGCCGTTACGCTGTTCGTCGGCGTGGTCTGCTCGCTGCTCACCGCGGTGACGATTTCGCGGTGGATGGTGACCATGGTCGGGCAGAGCCACCTGGGGCAGAAGCTGCACCTGTTCGGGGTGCACCAGGACGCGATCCAGTAG
- the secF gene encoding protein translocase subunit SecF: MDFFRRQNWDLVGRSWIWFTFSGILLVAGIAAWATFGLNLGIDFTGGGLIRYEFAKPIAATRDEQVQVLSRTKQALGTVNLGHAQVLVGGNNELIVRTPPVANDEAAMVQEQAVRQQIEQLFGAQYGPVTGLGRESVGPIVGAQLRQSAIHALILGCFLILLYITLRYEFKFAVAAVVALVHDVFILIGFMALLRLELDSSFVAVVLTVVGFSVHDTIVIFDRMRENLKLHRRANFADTTNASLLQTMARSIYTVTTTLLTLIALAIFASDSIRVFAIGMVIGIVCGAYSSIFNASQIVVVWERYRARKRAASGGTAVRRRERARLMGGTASVDVEEDVEAEEEDTEEAEEATPSRRLSAHEALARAEEAAQEEKRAERRARRKSKDKAGRSGKGKRRF, translated from the coding sequence GTGGATTTTTTCCGCAGACAGAACTGGGACCTGGTAGGCCGTAGCTGGATCTGGTTCACCTTCTCGGGCATCCTGCTCGTTGCCGGCATCGCCGCCTGGGCCACCTTCGGCCTGAACCTGGGCATTGACTTCACCGGTGGCGGCCTGATCCGCTACGAGTTCGCCAAGCCCATCGCGGCCACCCGCGACGAGCAGGTGCAAGTGCTTTCGCGCACCAAGCAGGCGCTGGGCACAGTGAACCTGGGGCACGCCCAGGTGCTCGTGGGCGGCAACAACGAGCTGATCGTCCGCACTCCCCCCGTGGCCAACGACGAGGCGGCCATGGTGCAGGAGCAGGCGGTCCGGCAGCAGATCGAGCAGCTCTTCGGCGCCCAGTACGGCCCTGTGACCGGCCTCGGGCGCGAGAGCGTCGGGCCCATTGTAGGGGCCCAGCTTCGGCAGTCAGCCATCCACGCCCTGATCCTGGGCTGTTTCCTGATTCTCCTGTATATCACGCTCCGCTATGAGTTCAAGTTCGCCGTTGCCGCGGTCGTGGCGCTCGTCCACGACGTCTTCATCCTGATAGGCTTCATGGCGCTCCTGCGACTGGAGCTGGACAGCTCCTTCGTGGCGGTGGTGCTCACCGTTGTCGGCTTCTCGGTCCACGACACCATCGTCATTTTCGACCGGATGCGCGAGAACCTCAAGCTGCACCGGCGGGCGAACTTCGCCGACACGACGAACGCCAGCTTGCTGCAGACCATGGCCCGGTCCATCTACACGGTCACCACGACCCTGTTGACCCTGATCGCCCTGGCGATCTTCGCCAGCGACAGCATCCGGGTGTTCGCCATCGGCATGGTCATCGGTATCGTCTGCGGTGCGTACTCTTCGATCTTCAACGCGAGCCAGATCGTCGTGGTCTGGGAGCGCTACCGGGCCCGCAAGCGGGCCGCCAGTGGCGGGACGGCCGTGCGCCGGCGCGAGCGTGCCCGCCTGATGGGCGGCACGGCCTCGGTAGACGTCGAAGAGGACGTCGAGGCGGAGGAAGAGGACACTGAGGAGGCCGAGGAGGCTACGCCGTCTCGCCGCCTCAGCGCTCACGAAGCCCTGGCCCGCGCCGAAGAGGCGGCCCAGGAGGAGAAGCGCGCTGAGCGCCGCGCCCGGCGCAAGTCCAAGGACAAGGCTGGCCGCAGTGGGAAGGGCAAGCGCCGCTTCTAG
- a CDS encoding cation diffusion facilitator family transporter, translating into MVTRKAALETSRAATLSIISNTVLTTLKLVAGFLTGSVSVLAEGIHSGNDLVASLLAWFAIRKANEPEDEEHLYGHGKYESLSAGLEAGLIVAAAIGVMWTAFRRIMQGEAAQLSHGPALVVMGFSALTNIFVSGYLFRIAKRHDSVALSADAWHLRADVWTSVGVFASLGLILATDWHFLDPAAALLVGFLILFQGGRIGREALQQLLDHTLPNDEMDFIRDTLSEHDDLFMEYHKLRARKAGRERQIDLHLVTCPRVTVAEAHQVTDHLEEAVRAHWPATRVTIHIEPCTREECPNRTSDARDPDACALRDKAAVLAEK; encoded by the coding sequence ATGGTTACTCGCAAAGCAGCGCTAGAGACCTCCCGAGCCGCCACGCTCTCGATCATCAGCAACACGGTGCTGACGACCCTCAAGCTCGTCGCCGGGTTCCTCACCGGGTCGGTGAGCGTCCTGGCAGAGGGCATCCACTCGGGCAACGACTTGGTGGCCTCCCTGCTCGCCTGGTTCGCCATCCGCAAGGCCAATGAGCCCGAGGACGAGGAGCACCTCTACGGCCATGGCAAGTACGAGAGCCTGTCGGCCGGCCTTGAGGCGGGCCTGATCGTGGCGGCGGCCATCGGTGTCATGTGGACGGCGTTCCGTCGCATCATGCAGGGAGAGGCCGCGCAGCTCTCCCACGGCCCCGCCCTGGTCGTCATGGGCTTCTCCGCCCTGACGAACATCTTCGTCTCCGGCTACCTGTTCCGCATCGCCAAGCGACATGACTCGGTCGCGCTGAGCGCCGACGCCTGGCACCTGCGCGCCGATGTCTGGACCTCGGTGGGCGTGTTCGCCAGCCTCGGCCTGATCCTGGCCACCGACTGGCACTTCCTGGACCCGGCCGCCGCGCTGCTCGTGGGCTTTCTCATCCTGTTTCAGGGCGGGCGCATCGGGCGCGAGGCGCTGCAGCAGCTGCTCGACCACACGCTGCCCAACGACGAAATGGACTTCATCCGGGACACGCTCTCCGAGCATGACGACCTGTTCATGGAGTACCACAAGCTGCGCGCCCGGAAGGCCGGTCGCGAACGCCAGATTGACCTGCACCTGGTGACGTGCCCGAGGGTCACGGTGGCCGAGGCCCACCAGGTCACCGACCACCTGGAGGAGGCCGTGCGCGCGCACTGGCCCGCCACCCGGGTCACCATCCACATCGAGCCCTGCACTCGCGAGGAGTGCCCGAACCGCACCAGCGATGCCCGCGATCCGGACGCCTGTGCTCTGCGCGACAAGGCAGCGGTCCTCGCCGAGAAGTGA
- a CDS encoding Lrp/AsnC family transcriptional regulator produces the protein MEEILHLLAQDSRITTEEIATRLGKPVEEIRHKIKQLEDDGIIVSYGALINWERSSDNKVFAFISVEAVPEHGTGFDSVAEYISRFPEVHSLYLMSGSTDLQVVVEGDDFREIARFVAEKLAPTPGVRSTATSFVLKSYKMEGILLGEGPDDHRLAVSP, from the coding sequence ATGGAAGAGATACTGCACCTGCTGGCTCAGGACAGCCGCATCACGACCGAAGAGATCGCTACGCGGCTGGGGAAGCCCGTCGAAGAGATCAGGCACAAGATCAAGCAGCTTGAGGACGATGGCATCATCGTCAGCTACGGCGCCCTGATCAACTGGGAGCGCAGCTCCGACAACAAGGTCTTCGCCTTCATCAGCGTGGAGGCCGTGCCCGAGCACGGCACGGGCTTCGACTCGGTCGCCGAGTACATCAGCCGCTTCCCGGAGGTCCACTCGCTGTACCTCATGTCCGGTTCGACGGACCTGCAGGTGGTCGTGGAGGGTGACGACTTCCGCGAGATCGCGCGCTTCGTGGCCGAGAAGCTCGCACCCACCCCCGGTGTGCGCTCCACGGCGACGTCCTTCGTGCTCAAGAGCTACAAGATGGAGGGCATCCTGCTGGGGGAGGGGCCGGATGACCACCGATTGGCGGTGTCACCATGA